One part of the Saprospiraceae bacterium genome encodes these proteins:
- a CDS encoding sugar transferase produces the protein MFRRKENIIYIILDFILAILAWYLFIHYLHTNHFFLGNEAGICGQIYKSGTVIIPVTWFFLYLLADQYKDVYRLSRWSVFSRTLLLSIVGSLIVFFVLLANENINFENRYFRAISVYFSYHFGLIILFRLIYLTIISNRLKNGIVGFNTLIIGGDQRAVKLYNDISSLTYSLGHKFVGFIHSNGVKSNELLQYLPQLGGLKDIKNVMDENKIEEVLLAIESTEHEKLKSIIDVLFEYGDRLMVRTIPDTYDILLGSVRLNHVYGAVLIEIKQEMMPKWQIIVKRIIDFGVSLIALIILAPIIMYIYIRTKMSGKGPAIYQQERIGLNGKPFQIYKFRSMAIGAEQNGPLLSFEGDPRITSWGAVIRKWRLDELPQFFNVLKGDMSLVGPRPERNYFIEQIMEKAPHYKHLLKVRPGITSWGQVKFGYASTLEEMLKRLEYDILYVENRSLGLDFKILFYTIAVLIQGKGK, from the coding sequence ATGTTTAGAAGGAAAGAGAATATAATTTATATCATTCTGGATTTTATATTGGCCATATTGGCATGGTATCTCTTTATTCATTATCTCCACACCAATCATTTTTTTCTTGGTAATGAAGCAGGAATATGTGGACAAATTTACAAATCGGGTACCGTCATAATTCCAGTAACCTGGTTTTTTTTATATCTTTTAGCAGATCAGTATAAAGATGTTTATCGCTTATCGCGATGGTCGGTTTTTTCAAGAACTTTACTCTTGTCCATCGTTGGGAGTCTGATTGTATTTTTTGTATTATTAGCAAATGAAAATATAAATTTTGAAAACAGATATTTTCGAGCGATCTCAGTATATTTTAGTTATCATTTCGGATTGATAATATTATTCCGATTAATCTACTTAACGATTATCAGCAATCGATTAAAAAATGGAATTGTTGGTTTTAATACCCTCATTATTGGTGGAGATCAAAGAGCCGTTAAACTATATAACGATATTAGTTCATTGACATATAGTCTCGGGCATAAATTCGTTGGCTTTATTCATTCAAATGGCGTTAAAAGCAATGAACTATTACAATATCTTCCACAATTAGGTGGGTTAAAAGATATTAAGAATGTAATGGATGAAAATAAAATTGAAGAAGTATTACTAGCCATTGAATCAACCGAGCATGAAAAATTGAAATCTATTATAGATGTTTTATTTGAATATGGTGATCGGTTAATGGTGCGAACAATTCCAGATACCTATGATATCCTTTTAGGTTCTGTTAGATTAAATCACGTTTATGGTGCCGTATTAATAGAAATTAAACAAGAGATGATGCCAAAGTGGCAAATCATTGTAAAGCGAATTATAGATTTTGGTGTCAGTTTGATAGCTTTAATTATACTTGCTCCAATTATAATGTACATTTATATTCGAACCAAAATGTCGGGCAAAGGACCTGCGATTTATCAACAAGAACGGATCGGATTAAATGGAAAGCCTTTTCAAATTTACAAATTCAGGTCAATGGCAATAGGTGCAGAACAGAATGGCCCGCTATTATCATTTGAAGGCGATCCAAGAATTACCTCCTGGGGTGCTGTAATTAGAAAATGGCGTCTTGATGAATTACCGCAATTTTTCAATGTACTCAAAGGGGATATGTCATTGGTTGGACCACGTCCTGAAAGAAATTATTTTATTGAACAAATAATGGAAAAAGCACCACATTATAAACATCTTTTAAAAGTACGCCCTGGTATCACTTCTTGGGGTCAGGTTAAATTTGGTTATGCTTCTACTCTTGAAGAAATGTTAAAGAGATTGGAGTACGATATACTCTACGTTGAAAATCGATCTTTAGGCTTAGACTTTAAAATACTATTTTATACCATTGCAGTATTGATTCAAGGAAAAGGAAAGTAA
- a CDS encoding acetyl-CoA C-acyltransferase, protein MQQVYIVSIARTPMGSFGGSLASLSATELGSIAIKAAIERAGINAMHIQELLMGNVCSANLGQAPARQAGMGAGLLPTTICTTINKVCASGMKAITLGTQSIQLGYSDCVLAGGMESMSNIPYYLPNARWGLKFGAGSLIDGLQKDGLTDPFDKAVMGIFADQTAKEYNITREQQDEFAIASYTKSAQTTNRGGFKSEIVPVSVSQKKGDALIIDKDEEFTKVDFSKIPGLKPAFTTDGTVTAANASTINDGASALVLMSESKMKELNLSPIARIVSYADAEQEPKKYTTTPVIAAPLAAKRAGLKINEIDYFEVNEAFAVVPLVFGKLLEIDAQKINIHGGAVSLGHPLGSSGSRIVCTLSQVLNQMNGQYGLAAICNGGGGATAIVLERC, encoded by the coding sequence ATGCAACAAGTTTATATTGTTTCTATAGCACGCACACCGATGGGAAGTTTTGGTGGATCATTAGCAAGCCTTTCTGCCACAGAACTTGGTTCTATTGCCATAAAAGCAGCTATTGAAAGAGCTGGAATAAATGCAATGCATATTCAAGAATTATTGATGGGAAATGTTTGTTCTGCAAATCTAGGGCAGGCACCAGCGCGTCAAGCCGGCATGGGTGCAGGATTACTTCCAACGACCATTTGCACTACCATTAATAAGGTATGTGCTTCTGGAATGAAGGCAATTACTTTAGGTACTCAATCCATTCAACTTGGATATTCCGATTGTGTCCTTGCTGGAGGGATGGAAAGCATGTCAAATATCCCATACTATCTTCCAAATGCTAGATGGGGTTTAAAATTTGGTGCCGGTAGTTTGATAGATGGTTTGCAAAAAGATGGCTTGACAGATCCTTTTGACAAAGCTGTGATGGGAATATTTGCAGATCAAACAGCAAAAGAATATAATATCACCAGAGAGCAACAAGATGAATTTGCAATTGCATCCTACACAAAATCAGCACAGACAACAAATAGAGGCGGTTTCAAATCAGAAATAGTACCTGTTTCTGTTTCTCAAAAAAAGGGAGATGCTTTAATTATTGATAAAGATGAAGAATTTACGAAAGTAGATTTTTCAAAAATCCCAGGACTTAAACCTGCATTTACTACCGATGGTACCGTTACCGCAGCAAATGCTTCTACCATTAATGATGGAGCATCCGCTTTGGTTTTAATGAGTGAATCCAAAATGAAGGAACTTAATTTAAGTCCGATTGCTAGAATTGTTTCCTATGCAGATGCTGAACAGGAACCCAAAAAATATACTACTACCCCTGTGATTGCAGCGCCTTTAGCAGCTAAAAGGGCCGGCTTAAAAATAAATGAAATCGACTATTTTGAAGTCAATGAAGCATTTGCAGTAGTACCTTTGGTTTTTGGAAAATTATTAGAAATAGATGCTCAAAAAATAAATATCCACGGAGGAGCAGTCTCTTTAGGTCATCCACTTGGATCTTCTGGATCAAGAATCGTTTGCACCCTTAGCCAGGTACTCAATCAAATGAATGGTCAATATGGTTTAGCTGCCATTTGTAATGGAGGTGGAGGTGCCACAGCAATCGTTTTAGAAAGATGTTAA
- a CDS encoding M42 family metallopeptidase: MKIINKKSEEFLYNYLNNPSPTGYEAEGQKIWLAYIKEFIDEWTLDNYGTLFGVVNPGKPFKVVIEGHSDEISWMVNYITDDGFIYVIRNGGIDQSIAPSKRVLIHTPKGIVQGVFGWPAIHTRKGNDTNLLATLENIFIDVGAKDKEEVEKMGIHVGCCITYEDGLMKLNDRYYVGRALDNRMGGFCIAEVARLLKKNKIKLPYSLYIVNAVQEEIGLRGAEMIAETIKPNVAIITDVTHDTHTPMLKTKEQGSIKCGAGPVLCYAPPVHNILQQMVVKTAEKHKIPFQRNASSRTTGTDTDAFAYSNGGVPSVLISLPLRYMHTTVEAANIEDIENVIKLIYEVLLDIDPKKSYKYF; the protein is encoded by the coding sequence ATGAAAATTATCAACAAAAAATCAGAGGAATTCCTCTATAATTACCTCAATAATCCGTCTCCGACCGGATATGAAGCTGAAGGACAGAAAATCTGGTTAGCTTATATCAAAGAATTTATTGATGAATGGACTTTAGATAATTACGGGACTCTTTTTGGAGTCGTAAATCCAGGAAAACCATTTAAAGTGGTCATAGAAGGTCATTCTGATGAAATATCCTGGATGGTCAATTATATAACCGATGATGGTTTTATTTATGTTATCCGAAATGGAGGCATTGATCAGTCTATTGCACCATCCAAAAGAGTTTTAATACATACCCCGAAAGGAATCGTCCAGGGCGTATTTGGATGGCCTGCAATCCATACTCGAAAAGGCAACGACACGAATCTTTTGGCGACTCTTGAAAATATATTTATAGATGTAGGAGCTAAAGACAAAGAAGAAGTTGAAAAAATGGGTATCCATGTTGGATGTTGCATTACCTATGAAGATGGGCTAATGAAATTAAATGACCGCTATTATGTAGGTCGTGCTCTTGACAATCGAATGGGAGGATTTTGTATTGCAGAAGTTGCAAGACTTTTAAAGAAGAACAAAATTAAACTTCCATATTCGCTCTATATCGTAAATGCAGTTCAGGAAGAAATTGGATTAAGAGGTGCTGAAATGATCGCTGAAACCATTAAACCAAACGTAGCGATTATCACAGATGTAACACATGATACCCATACTCCAATGCTAAAAACAAAGGAACAAGGATCTATAAAATGTGGAGCTGGACCCGTCTTATGTTATGCTCCGCCAGTTCACAATATATTGCAACAAATGGTTGTGAAAACTGCTGAAAAACATAAAATTCCATTTCAACGAAATGCATCCTCTAGAACAACAGGCACAGATACCGACGCATTTGCCTATTCAAATGGTGGAGTGCCGTCTGTACTTATTTCCCTTCCTTTGCGTTATATGCATACTACAGTGGAAGCTGCAAATATTGAAGATATCGAAAATGTAATCAAATTAATTTACGAAGTACTCCTGGATATTGATCCTAAAAAAAGTTATAAATATTTCTGA
- a CDS encoding orotate phosphoribosyltransferase, with translation MGLTQDIADRLLQIKAVKLNVQEPFTWASGLRSPIYCDNRKILSYPEIRDEIVSAFVEKAKLFAEAGAIAGVATAGIAWGALLADRLGLPFVYVRAKPKEHGLKNLLEGEISTGTKVLVIEDLVSTGGSSIEAIQALELNGNPVLGLIAIFQYGFQAAQAKFLEKNISFHTLSDFNTLLEQALHQKYINNTDSENLSKWNGDPKLWSDNFLLKKANL, from the coding sequence ATGGGATTAACACAAGATATAGCAGATCGCTTACTTCAAATTAAGGCTGTCAAATTAAATGTTCAAGAACCTTTTACCTGGGCCTCTGGTTTGCGATCACCTATTTACTGTGATAACCGCAAGATACTTTCATACCCTGAAATTAGGGATGAAATTGTATCGGCATTTGTCGAAAAAGCTAAATTATTTGCAGAAGCTGGAGCAATTGCGGGTGTTGCTACTGCAGGAATTGCATGGGGAGCACTTCTGGCAGATCGATTAGGATTGCCTTTTGTCTATGTGCGGGCAAAACCAAAAGAGCATGGGCTCAAAAACCTTCTTGAAGGTGAAATATCAACCGGAACCAAGGTATTAGTGATTGAAGACTTAGTTTCTACTGGAGGAAGTTCAATAGAAGCAATTCAGGCATTAGAATTAAATGGGAATCCTGTTTTGGGTTTAATTGCTATATTTCAGTATGGTTTTCAGGCTGCTCAGGCAAAATTTTTAGAAAAAAACATCTCATTTCATACTTTATCCGACTTTAATACACTTTTGGAACAGGCTTTGCATCAAAAATACATCAACAATACCGATTCCGAAAACCTCTCAAAATGGAATGGAGATCCAAAACTTTGGTCTGACAATTTCCTTTTGAAGAAAGCCAATTTATGA
- a CDS encoding NUDIX domain-containing protein — MAIEQQTYEINVDENSLILMNEEDIAESLAGPNQLVFPYRNVKKTLFNYLDTLEKSNRFYSIVLYSKDVQLLFEDLKSLLLWVPAAGGVIENHEKKILMIFRKGFWDLPKGKLDSNEKSKSAAVRECMEETGLHNISLHSKLAETWHIYREKSNQRALKRTKWYFMSYADHETPIPQIEENIEIIEWLTFEEAMQKKPIHKNILLVLQKYQEMKGTS; from the coding sequence ATGGCAATAGAACAGCAAACATACGAAATTAACGTTGACGAAAATTCCTTGATTCTCATGAATGAAGAGGATATAGCAGAATCCCTGGCAGGGCCAAATCAATTGGTTTTTCCTTATCGAAATGTCAAGAAAACCTTGTTCAACTATCTGGATACACTTGAAAAATCAAATCGCTTTTATTCCATTGTATTATATTCCAAAGATGTGCAATTATTATTTGAAGATCTTAAGAGTTTATTGCTTTGGGTACCAGCTGCTGGTGGAGTTATTGAAAATCATGAAAAGAAAATTTTAATGATCTTTAGAAAAGGGTTTTGGGATTTGCCAAAGGGAAAATTAGACTCCAATGAAAAATCTAAATCTGCAGCAGTTAGAGAATGTATGGAGGAAACTGGCTTACATAATATATCATTGCATTCTAAATTGGCGGAGACCTGGCACATCTACCGGGAAAAAAGTAATCAGCGAGCACTTAAACGCACCAAATGGTATTTTATGAGCTATGCTGATCATGAAACGCCAATTCCACAAATTGAAGAAAATATTGAAATTATAGAATGGCTAACTTTTGAAGAAGCAATGCAAAAAAAACCAATCCATAAAAATATTCTATTGGTACTTCAAAAATATCAAGAAATGAAAGGAACATCTTGA
- a CDS encoding TonB-dependent receptor, with protein MQKIIILVFLFMASKIGSQSFTGNVLDRQNKAFYGAVIYWLGSTAGTTSNENGYFKINRTPENKKLVLSYVGFKADTVEIPESLDFDIFYLDEGITLNTIDVDGIRNSNTFSRLNPLNIETLERKEFKKAACCSLSESFQTSNAVDLSYSNAATGSKEIQFLGLRGLYTQFLIENRPAFAGILSNTGYDLIPGTWLDQVNIQKGASTTIYGAQSMAGAINVQLKKPDQDAPVFVNVFRDLHGRTEANLHLNKIWNEKKSSGLYLNSTYHDANRDHNGDSFQDDSKINRLNGMFRNTFYSHTFEGQINAQALVEKRKAGQIKTDNPYLIDQEISHINLFGNLGYVNFKKELQNMGSIYDFSYSKINSSFGNTKFQADEKRASAQLFYIHPFQDGIHIINTGPSFHYNQAEEIRNQDTIQYKESVVGIFLDYSFRNTLHLDNSFSFTISQRFDLINGKEALYLPRANLRYLFAEDWTIRASIGRGYRFPRIFSDQSGLFASSKSMIIEDIVKLEKSWNTGMNITGKPYLNGKELTINFDLYYTWFQNQLLIDLDENDAQVHFYALEGKSNALQLITTLSYPILDVLNFKIGAKYTHSYSDYKKGNLQNLQIPKYRGLVSLDFSSPNKKWLLNLTSIYVGKMRLSAKENIPHEISHNHLGNSNDYVMLQSQLNFTHKKWEFYTGLENILNYTQHDAIIDSKNPFGPYFNATEVYAPVAGIKPYVGIKWSL; from the coding sequence ATGCAGAAAATTATAATTCTTGTATTCCTATTTATGGCATCCAAAATTGGGAGTCAAAGTTTTACTGGCAATGTTTTAGATCGTCAAAACAAAGCTTTTTATGGTGCCGTTATTTATTGGTTGGGTTCAACGGCTGGCACTACCAGTAATGAAAATGGATATTTTAAAATCAACCGAACTCCTGAAAATAAAAAATTAGTTTTATCCTATGTTGGATTTAAAGCAGACACAGTAGAAATACCTGAAAGTCTGGATTTTGATATCTTTTATTTAGATGAAGGGATAACTTTAAATACGATTGATGTAGATGGAATTCGAAATTCAAATACGTTTTCCCGACTAAACCCTTTAAACATTGAAACACTTGAACGAAAAGAATTTAAAAAAGCAGCTTGTTGTAGCTTGTCAGAAAGCTTTCAAACAAGTAATGCAGTAGATCTAAGCTATTCTAATGCTGCAACCGGTTCAAAAGAAATTCAATTTTTAGGATTACGTGGACTTTATACACAGTTTCTTATTGAAAACAGACCCGCATTTGCTGGCATTTTATCAAATACAGGATATGATTTAATTCCAGGTACCTGGCTAGATCAAGTAAATATTCAAAAAGGAGCTTCTACCACGATTTATGGTGCACAAAGCATGGCCGGTGCAATTAATGTGCAATTAAAAAAACCAGATCAGGATGCTCCGGTATTTGTAAATGTATTTAGAGATCTGCATGGTCGAACAGAAGCGAATCTGCATTTAAATAAAATATGGAACGAGAAAAAATCAAGCGGACTCTACCTCAATTCAACGTATCACGATGCCAATAGAGATCATAACGGGGATTCATTTCAGGATGATTCAAAAATTAATCGGTTGAATGGAATGTTTCGAAATACATTTTATAGCCATACATTTGAAGGTCAAATTAATGCGCAAGCTTTGGTCGAAAAAAGAAAAGCTGGCCAAATTAAAACAGATAATCCGTATTTGATTGACCAGGAAATTTCACATATAAATTTATTTGGGAATTTAGGCTATGTCAATTTCAAAAAAGAACTCCAGAATATGGGTTCAATATATGATTTTTCATATTCAAAAATTAATTCTAGTTTTGGAAATACCAAATTTCAAGCAGATGAAAAACGGGCCTCAGCACAACTTTTTTATATTCATCCTTTTCAAGATGGAATCCATATAATAAATACAGGGCCTTCCTTTCATTATAATCAAGCCGAAGAAATACGAAATCAAGATACGATTCAATACAAAGAATCTGTTGTTGGGATATTTTTAGATTATTCATTTAGAAATACCTTGCATTTAGATAATTCATTTTCTTTCACGATAAGTCAACGATTTGATTTAATAAATGGAAAAGAGGCCCTTTATTTACCGAGGGCGAATCTTCGCTATTTATTTGCTGAAGATTGGACCATAAGAGCATCCATAGGTCGTGGATATAGATTTCCAAGGATATTTTCAGATCAATCTGGTTTATTTGCCAGTTCAAAATCTATGATCATCGAAGATATTGTAAAACTTGAAAAATCCTGGAACACTGGAATGAATATTACCGGAAAACCCTATTTAAATGGCAAAGAACTTACTATCAATTTCGACCTTTATTATACCTGGTTTCAGAATCAACTTCTCATTGATTTAGATGAAAATGATGCACAAGTTCACTTCTATGCTTTAGAAGGGAAATCAAATGCTTTGCAATTGATTACTACACTCTCCTATCCGATATTAGACGTATTAAATTTTAAAATTGGTGCAAAATATACACATTCTTACTCCGATTATAAAAAAGGAAATTTACAAAATTTACAGATTCCAAAATACCGCGGACTTGTATCCCTTGATTTTTCATCTCCAAATAAAAAATGGTTATTGAATCTTACCAGTATTTATGTTGGAAAAATGAGGTTAAGTGCCAAGGAAAATATACCACATGAAATCTCCCATAATCATTTAGGAAATTCAAATGACTATGTCATGTTACAAAGTCAGTTAAATTTCACCCATAAAAAATGGGAATTTTACACGGGTCTGGAAAATATTTTAAACTATACACAGCACGATGCAATTATTGATTCTAAAAATCCATTTGGGCCTTACTTTAATGCAACAGAAGTGTACGCGCCAGTAGCTGGAATTAAACCTTATGTAGGCATTAAATGGAGTTTATAA
- a CDS encoding acyl-CoA dehydrogenase family protein, translating into MSPIETEHLKMIRESVRSFAQTHIRPHFMEWDETQHFPKDLMHQLGAQGFLGVLVPREYGGSGLSYQEYITVIEEISKVCGSVGLSVAAHNSLCTGHMMTFGNEEQKQKYLSKLATGEWIGAWALTEANTGSDAIRMKCVAHQEGDFWILNGTKTWITHGLSSDVAVVIARTGELLDSKGMTAFIVERTTPGLAAGKKENKLGMRASETAEMIFDNCKIHKSLVIGEVGEGFVQAMKILDGGRISIAALALGIAKGAYEASVKYSKEREQFGQTISQFQGIAFKLADMCVKIEAAELLTRQAGKMKDLKQKMTKQAAMAKYYASEISVQVSTDAVQIFGGYGYTKDFPVEKFYRDSKLCTIGEGTSEIQKLVISREALKEVNS; encoded by the coding sequence ATGTCGCCAATTGAAACTGAACACCTGAAAATGATTCGGGAATCCGTTAGATCCTTTGCTCAAACGCATATTCGCCCTCATTTTATGGAATGGGATGAAACCCAACATTTTCCAAAAGATTTAATGCACCAGCTTGGTGCTCAAGGCTTTTTGGGCGTTTTGGTACCCCGGGAATATGGCGGATCTGGATTAAGTTACCAGGAATATATCACGGTGATCGAGGAAATTTCAAAAGTTTGTGGTTCGGTCGGATTATCTGTAGCAGCCCATAATTCACTATGTACTGGTCATATGATGACTTTTGGAAATGAAGAACAAAAACAAAAATATCTAAGCAAACTCGCAACAGGAGAATGGATTGGCGCCTGGGCATTGACTGAAGCGAATACAGGAAGTGATGCCATAAGAATGAAATGTGTTGCACATCAAGAAGGCGATTTTTGGATTTTAAATGGAACGAAAACATGGATTACACATGGTCTTTCAAGTGATGTTGCTGTGGTTATAGCACGAACTGGTGAATTATTAGACAGTAAAGGAATGACTGCTTTTATAGTAGAACGGACAACTCCAGGTCTTGCAGCTGGTAAAAAAGAAAATAAATTAGGAATGAGAGCATCAGAAACTGCTGAGATGATCTTTGACAATTGCAAAATTCATAAATCGCTCGTGATTGGTGAAGTTGGCGAAGGGTTTGTGCAAGCCATGAAAATTCTTGATGGTGGCCGAATCAGTATTGCAGCACTCGCTTTAGGGATTGCAAAAGGTGCCTATGAAGCCTCTGTAAAGTATTCTAAAGAACGCGAACAATTTGGTCAAACCATTTCTCAATTTCAAGGAATTGCCTTTAAATTAGCAGATATGTGTGTAAAAATAGAAGCCGCAGAATTATTAACCCGGCAAGCTGGGAAGATGAAAGATCTTAAACAAAAGATGACAAAACAAGCTGCAATGGCTAAATATTATGCTTCAGAAATAAGTGTGCAGGTATCAACAGATGCTGTCCAAATTTTTGGAGGTTATGGGTATACTAAAGATTTTCCTGTAGAAAAATTTTACCGCGACTCTAAATTATGTACTATCGGGGAAGGTACTTCAGAGATCCAAAAATTAGTAATTTCAAGAGAAGCCTTAAAAGAAGTGAATAGTTAA
- a CDS encoding replication-associated recombination protein A produces the protein MQPLAERMRPTKLQDLIGQEHLTGNGKVLNTAMVTKHIPSMIFWGPPGVGKTSLAKIIAQDLERPFHILSAVQSGVKEVREVLEKAKNQRFFDQASPILFIDEIHRFNKTQQDALLAAVEHGTIVLIGATTENPSFEVNAALLSRCQVYVLKPLQKEALLKLTNQILAKDFLFQNKKITLDETEGLIQLANGDARKLCNILELIGSQNSDEIHITDALVFQLVQENPAIYDKNGEMHYDMASAFIKSIRGSDPNATLYWMARMIDGGEDPRFIVRRMFISAAEDIGLANPNALLMVSACQNAVQMVGWPESRIILSEAAIYLACSPKSNSAYTAIEKALEQTKKSGNQAVPLHLRNAVTGLMKNMDYGKDYQYAHEHEHSFVDLEYLPEALRAQKFYEPGKNQSEDKIRAILKQFWKEKYNY, from the coding sequence ATGCAACCTTTAGCAGAACGAATGCGGCCGACAAAACTCCAGGATTTAATTGGCCAGGAGCATTTAACTGGGAATGGTAAGGTGCTAAACACTGCAATGGTAACCAAACATATTCCGTCTATGATCTTCTGGGGTCCTCCTGGGGTTGGTAAAACCAGTCTTGCCAAAATTATTGCCCAGGATTTGGAGCGCCCATTTCATATTTTAAGTGCAGTCCAATCCGGCGTTAAGGAGGTCCGGGAGGTATTAGAAAAAGCTAAAAATCAGCGCTTTTTTGACCAGGCATCTCCAATATTATTTATCGATGAAATCCATCGGTTTAATAAAACGCAACAAGATGCACTTTTAGCTGCAGTCGAACATGGAACGATCGTATTAATTGGGGCTACTACCGAAAACCCATCTTTTGAAGTCAATGCGGCCTTGCTTTCAAGGTGTCAGGTATATGTTTTAAAACCTTTACAAAAGGAAGCCCTATTAAAACTTACGAATCAAATTTTAGCGAAAGATTTTTTGTTTCAGAATAAAAAAATCACACTCGATGAAACGGAAGGTTTAATTCAACTTGCTAATGGAGATGCTCGTAAACTTTGCAATATATTAGAACTCATTGGTTCTCAAAATTCGGATGAAATTCATATTACAGATGCACTGGTCTTTCAATTAGTGCAGGAAAATCCGGCGATTTACGACAAAAATGGAGAAATGCATTACGATATGGCATCTGCATTTATTAAGTCGATCAGAGGTTCAGATCCTAATGCGACATTATATTGGATGGCACGCATGATAGATGGTGGTGAAGATCCACGCTTCATTGTGCGAAGAATGTTCATTTCAGCTGCTGAAGATATTGGCTTGGCAAATCCAAATGCCCTATTAATGGTAAGTGCATGTCAGAATGCTGTTCAAATGGTTGGTTGGCCGGAGTCTAGAATTATACTATCAGAAGCCGCTATTTACTTAGCGTGTTCTCCAAAATCCAACTCTGCTTACACCGCTATTGAAAAAGCGTTGGAACAAACTAAAAAATCTGGCAATCAAGCGGTACCCTTACATTTAAGAAATGCGGTAACAGGATTAATGAAAAATATGGATTATGGGAAAGATTACCAATATGCTCATGAACACGAACATAGTTTTGTGGATCTTGAATATTTACCGGAGGCTTTAAGAGCCCAGAAATTTTATGAACCCGGTAAAAACCAATCAGAAGATAAAATAAGAGCTATTTTGAAACAATTTTGGAAAGAAAAATACAACTATTAA